Proteins encoded by one window of Halictus rubicundus isolate RS-2024b chromosome 18, iyHalRubi1_principal, whole genome shotgun sequence:
- the LOC143362897 gene encoding dynein axonemal light chain 4-like translates to MSAGEVKKTEEPLLFHTYPLCKHSDMSEDMKQEAIEICVTATEKYTDNYEHAARAIKDSLDKRFGGPFHVVVGESFASAVTYQEKTLLYMFNGGNVAVLVWRTVSNF, encoded by the exons ATGTCAGCAGGAGAAGTGAAAAAGACGGAAGAACCTTTACTTTTTCATACTTATCCTTTGTGTAAG CATAGCGATATGTCAGAAGATATGAAACAAGAAGCTATAGAAATATGTGTAACTGCTACGGAAAAGTATACAGATAATTACGAACATGCGGCACGGGCAATTAAAGATAGCTTAGATAAACGATTCGGAGGACCATTTCACGTCGTAGTTGGCGAATCATTTGCTTCTGCTGTTACATATCAAGAAAAAACATTACTATACATGTTTAATGGTGGTAATGTGGCTGTCCTTGTATGGAGaacagtttcaaatttttga
- the Hat1 gene encoding histone acetyltransferase 1 has product MEDPATARLKALVVSSNDALEFKLVRVMEDLENDETTFKPEMSHQVFGDSESIFGYRDLRVKLYYSAGCLETYLGMTYSEKVNKSICEGVEADEVLPKIAEKLAPKVHDNLDSFIKSLEKDDTFRPHGELLDSFSVDDEGCTRKFEVYKADMTYKGFKEYHQRLQTFVLWYIDAANFIDIDDDRWHYFNIFEKYHSAHGTVHYATTGFATVYQYYAYPHHTRPRIAQVLILPPFQNMGLGAHLLHAIYREYIGRNQVKDITVEDPSVTFQRLRDYVDAINCSTLPSFSRECLLQGFNKTMAMEAKEKFKINKRQARRVYEILRLRTTDLSNENEYREYRLDVKKRLNIPYKREQNDLRKLECALKNIDKKSNITLPTSEQRLQTLEKEYRSLEEEYKKVIKRLEDAEEL; this is encoded by the exons ATGGAAGATCCAGCTACAGCACGCTTAAAAGCTTTAGTTGTAAGTAGCAATGATGCCTTGGAATTCAAGTTGGTCCGTGTTATGGAAGATTTAGAAAATGATGAAACCACATTTAAACCAGAGATGTCTCATCAAGTATTTGGAGACAG TGAATCTATATTTGGTTACCGGGATCTTAGAGTGAAGCTATACTACTCGGCAGGTTGCTTAGAAACTTATTTGGGTATGACTTATTCAGAGAAAGTAAACAAATCAATTTGCGAAGGAGTCGAAGCTGATGAAGTGCTGCCAAAAATTGCGGAAAAACTTGCGCCAAAAGTACATGATAACTTAGATTCATTTATTAAGTCTCTGGAGAAAGATGATACATTTAGACCTCATGGAGAATTGCTGGATTCATTTTCCGTTGatg ATGAAGGATGTACTAGAAAATTTGAAGTTTATAAAGCTGATATGACTTACAAGGGTTTCAAGGAATACCACCAACGTCTGCAAACATTTGTTCTTTGGTATATAGATGCTGCTAATTTTATAGATATAGATGATGATCGGTGGCATTACTTTAACAT ATTTGAAAAATATCATTCGGCACATGGAACTGTTCACTATGCAACTACTGGCTTTGCTACTGTGTATCAATATTATGCGTATCCACACCATACTAGACCCCGTATAGCTCAAGTTCTAATATTACCACCATTTCAAAATATGGGTCTTGGTGCTCATTTGTTACATGCCATTTATCGCGAATATATAGGAAGGAATCAAGTCAAGGATATAACAG TTGAGGACCCATCAGTGACTTTTCAACGATTAAGAGATTACGTGGACGCAATAAACTGCAGCACGTTACCTAGTTTTTCACGCGAATGTCTGCTTCAAGGCTTCAATAAAACAATGGCTATGgaagcgaaagaaaaattcaagaTAAATAag AGACAAGCTCGTAGAGTATATGAAATTTTGAGATTGCGCACAACTGATTTATCAAACGAGAATGAGTATCGTGAGTATAGACTAGATGTAAAAAAGAGATTGAATATTCCATACAAACGTGAACAAAATGATTTAAGAAAGTTGGAGTGCGCACTAAAAAACATTGATAAGAAATCAAATATCACATTACCTACATCGGAGCAACGTTTACAAACTCTTGAAAAAGAATATAGAAGCTTAGAAGAGGAGTATAAAAAAGTTATCAAGCGATTAGAAGATGCAGAAGAACTTTGA